In the Anaerostipes caccae L1-92 genome, GGAAGTCGCAAGAAAGAACGCAGAAAAATCCGGCGGAACTTTCACAAAGACCAACAGCATGGAAGAGGCATTTAAAGATGCCGACATTGTCTATCCAAAGAGCTGGGCTCCTTTCGCAGCTATGGAAGAACGCACCGAACTTTACGGAAACGGTGATTTTGACGGCATCGACCGCCTGGAAAAAGAACTTCTTGCCCAGAACGCAAAGCATAAAGACTGGGCATGTACAGAGGAACTGATGAAAACAACTAAGGACGGAAAAGCCCTTTACCTGCACTGCCTGCCTGCCGATATCACCGGTTTAAGCTGTGAGGAAGGCGAAGTGGATGAGAGCGTCTTTGACCGTTACCGCAATCCGCTCTACAAAGAAGCAAGCTACAAACCATATGTGATCGCAGCTATGATCTTCCTGAGCAAATTTGAAGATCCTCAGGCTATCCTCAAAAAGCTTGAAGAAAATAAAAAGCCAAGAATCTTTAAATAATCTGAACTGCTAATTTCTAGTTTACCGCCACTTACATTCTGACAATGACGTTTGTTCGTGGCGGTTTCTATTTTCAGGAGGTATCCCATGTATACTAGAAAAAGAATCGTCATCGCTTTAGGCGGCAACGCTCTGGGAGATTCACTGCCGGAGCAGATGACTGCCGTTAAATCCACATCCAAAGCTATCTGTGACCTGATTGAAGACGGCCATGAGGTTGTCATTGTCCACGGAAACGGTCCCCAGGTCGGTATGATCAACAACGCCATGAGTGCATTAAGCCGGGAAGATGAGAACCAGCCAAACACTCCTCTGTCCGTCTGTGTGGCCATGAGCCAGGGCTATATCGGATATGATCTCCAGAATGCCATCCGGGAGGAATTGAGGAAGCGAGGATTCCTCCGGACACCGGTAGTAACGATCATCACACAAGTCCGGGTAGATGAAAAAGATCCGGCCTTCGATAACCCATCTAAACCGATTGGCCGCTTCCTCTCCAAAGAAGACGCGGATTTTCAGGCCAAAGAATACGGCCATATCATGAAAGAGGACGCAGGCCGGGGCTACCGCCGGGTCGTGGCTTCCCCAAAACCGAAAGAAATCGTAGAGCTTGGGGCTATCCGCAATCTGGTGGACTCCGGACGTGTCGTGATAACCTGCGGCGGCGGCGGAATTCCTGTGACTTTAAAAGGCGATCATTTATCCGGTGCCAGCGCGGTCATCGACAAGGACTTTGCCAGCTCCCTGCTGGCGAAAGAACTGGATGCGGACGTGCTGATCATCCTGACAGCCGTGGAAAAGGTGGCCATCAATTTCGGCAAAGAAAACGAACAATGGCTGTCTGATCTGACCATCGAGGAGGCAGAGCGCTACATCGGGGAAGGACATTTTGCTCCCGGCTCTATGCTCCCGAAAGTACAGGCCGCTATCGACTTCGCCGGCTCTAAGGCAGGACGTACTGCCATGATCACTCTTTTGGAAAAAGCAAAGGACGGAATCATGGGGAAAACTGGCACACGGATTCACAAATAATCAGAGCCAGAAAGGACACTCCTTTTCGGGAGCGTCCTTTTCCATGCCTGTTTATACTTCTTTTTTCTTGACCGGAAAACATACTTCTGTTACCAGATCCTCCGGTGTCCTGGCATCATGCGGACTCACATGGTAAATGCAGACCGACGGCCCGTCAAAGTCATACCCGTTTTCACAAATCCATTCCGCTACCGCCTTATTTACTCTCGTAATCTGGTCATAGCTTCCTTTGTATGTCACAGATGCTATCTGCATTTCGTCCACATACTTGAATTTTACATGCTCCGTGTCTTGATAGGTTCCATCGACAGACACCTGGATTTCCACATCCACATCACTTTCCTTAAACCCTTTGTCATGGAACACAGCAAGTCCATAGCCTGGATTTTCCGGTTTCACGTTCTGCCCCGCAATCTCCTTATTTAGCGTCTCCCACAGCATTCCTTCACAGTCGTAGGCAGGAATCACCTGTCTCACACTGGCTACATACCTCTTCGGCAGTGTTTTTAACGTCACATTATAATCCATAAAGTTTCCATCCTTTCTCAGCCACTGAATCGTATTGTCAAGAAGTCTGAGTCTTTGTTCCGTTTCCTGAGCCTGACAGAGAAGTTCTTCCCTCTTGATCATCAGGAATTGTTCCATCTCTTCCTCATTTTCGTATTTATTCAGGATTTCCCCTATGACAGACAGTCCAAATCCCATAGTCCTTAATGCCTGTATAGTATCTGCCTCCGGAAGCTGGGATTCGCTGTAATATCTGTATCCGGTACTTTCATCTACCGACTCCGGTATCAATAGTCCGATCTTGTCATAATGGCGCAGCATACGGATACTGACTCTTGACAACTTTGAAAAATCTCCGATTCTTAACATTATTTACACCTCTCACATATGTGGATTTTTTCTGAGCTCATCTTCAATATAGACTATAGCACTGTGTCAGAGTCAAGGAATTTTTTTAAATAATTTTTTACGAACTTTTCCCAGGCAGATATTAGTTCCTTTTTCTATACAGCAACAAAAGCCGACAGGTTCATCTGTCAGCTTTTTTTAATATCTTCTTTGTTTCTTTATTCCAAATATCATTCGCTCAATATCTGAATCCTGCTTCCCTTTCTCAGCGCTGGTACCTCTGCCTTTTCCACACAGATACTTCCCGGGAGACAGTCTCCCTCTTCTTTAAAGGATATTGTCACATGTCCCAATGTTTCCAGATTGTCTTTTACCATGGAACCAATCTCTATGACCGTATATTCCGATCCGTCAATAAGTAATTTTCTGGCTGTGCCGATTTCTCCGTTTATTTTGCTTCTCTCAATATAATAGGAATAATCTTTGAGTGTAATCAAAGCCTTCTCTGCAAATGTAACCAACATTCCTTTTTCTGCAAATTTCTTCACTTCCGGTCCCACGTCAATCACCGTTGTTTCATATAATATCATAATGTGTTCCTTTCCAGAGTTTTTCTATATTTTCACTAGCTTTGAATAGAATGCATCATTCAAAATTCTTTGTCAACACTTTTTAAACACTATCTTATTTCTCTGCTTTCTTTGTGTGCCTCTTGCTTCTATACTGTCCGCTTCCAAATATAAACTGTAAGATATGGAGGAAGATTGCCGGAACTCCCTGTATTCCCATGGTTGTGTGCCTGTCCTCCTCCATTATTATTCGTATTATGTGCAGGAACAGTATGTGCATGCCCACCGCTGCTTACAATGATATCACTCCTTGTACTTGTATGACTGCCATTCGTACCTGGCCTTCCACCCCCTCCTCCGATTGTATTGTCAGATAACCAGTTAAATGTATGGTTATGTGCTCCACTGCTTGGTATATTAAATGCGTTTACACTGTGAGAATGTGAAGGAATATGTGGCAGTCCAAGAGTAAAGTTTCCTGTACCGTGTATATGTGTTTTTGTACCTCCTGGTTTTTCTCCATAATTAAAGTCTGCATCTTCAGAATGAAAACCAAATAAGGTTTTCCCCTGTGCAAATGCAACCCACGTGCCTCCAAAGAGCAAGCCGGGATTGATATTGTTTGCAGAAATATAAATACTCCCTACCGGATAAATTTTATCCGTCATCTGGTCTATTTGTTTTTTTAAGTCCAAACTTAAATCCTCTACCTTACTATTCACTTGCTCTATTTCATCTGTATGCCTCTGATATGCTTCTATATTTACCAACCCGTTCGGATTTAATATTACCTCAAACGGCACTCTATTCGATGTTTTAAAATAGAAATCCCATGTCACAGAAAACCCCGGACTCTCTGACGCAGATGGTATATTTTTTCTTTCCGATGCCTGTGCGATACAGTAAAGAATTTCTCCTTCATCCGGATCTTTTGCATAAAATCCTACCTGCCACAAATCATAACTTTCTTCCAAGCCGCTGTTTTCCAGCAGCACGGGGATGATGAATTGGTCTCCCTCCGTCCTGGGCGGCTGTAAAATAATCCGTTTTCCACCATCTGTGACTCTCGTCTGCTGCCGCAGGTTTACCACCGGAACCTTGCTGGCTCCCGTCATTACTTTCGTAATCTTCAGGGTCTGTCCGTCTGCAAGTTTAGCCTGAAGAGCCGCTCCTTTATCCGTTAAAACAGTATCCTCCCAACGATTCATACTACTACCTCCTGATAATACATCATTGTTTACAGAACTCATTGACAATTTTGCCGGATCATGATCTCTATAAAAAATATATCACGGCGAATCAGGGCATCGTGGGCATTTTTCACACAATTTCCGTTTGGCTCTTTGAACCTCTCATAATAATATAACTTCGCTGTTGATACAATAAAACGTATCCAATATAATCAAAGAAAAAGAGAAAGGACGAAGATATATGATGTTCAGAATTGGAGAATTTTCCAAGCTCACGCAGGTTACAGTCCGAATGCTCAGACACTATGACCAGACAGGCCTTTTAAAACCTGCACAGATCGATCCAATGACCGGATACAGAATGTATTCCGTGGAACAGATTCCTGTATTAAATAAGATCATCTATTTGCGGGACAGTGGGTTCCAGGTCTCTGAAATCAAGGAAGCCCTTCATGCCGAAAATCCTACCTCTTTGACAGAGCTTCTTGATAAAAAATATACGGCAATACTGAATACTATAGAAATTGAGAAAATACGGCTGAAAAAAATAGAACTCGCGAAACATGAACTCTTGGACAGTCAAAACGAACTGCATTATCAAGTTTCAATAAAGTCTATCCCCAGCTGCCGGGTGCTCTCTATAAGAAAAATAATCCCCGACTACTATGCGGAAGGGGACCTGTGGAAAAACTTGTCCGAATTTGCCTGCAGTCATCATATAGCAATAACAGATGATGCGGCATTCTCTATCTATCATGATGCAGAATATAAAGAACAGAATGTCGACGTTGAATTGTGTGTTCCTGTCCAGAGCTTCAGCGAGAACAAAGGCGGCTTTATATTTCGGGATACAGAACCTGTCCCGTTCATGGCCTTTACAATGGTATATGGACCTTTTTCAAATATTGCAGGGGCATATCAATCTTTTGCAGGCTGGCTCCAAAAAAATGAACAGTTTCAAATGTCGGGCCAGAATCGCCAAATTGTACACCGCGGCCCCTGGAATGAACATAATCCTGAAAACTTTCTCGTCGAAATTCAGATTCCTCTAAAACCGCCGCTTTCTGCTTTCCATTTATCCAATGCTCCATTTTCCCTTGACCCTCACATCGTGTGAGGGTCTATATTTATTTTGTTATCAAATCAAACAGTAAAACAGGAGGTACTTTTATGACATCATTTAACATTCGGTCCATAGGAAAAATTTATACTGACGAGAAGGGAAGATTCATTAAGATCGATCCGCCGTTTATCCCCGCTCTTGAGGCTTTGGACGGCTTCACCCATATCAATGTCATATGGTGGTTCAGTGAGTGTGATTCGGACTCTGATAGAGATACTCTGGTGACAGAAAGGCCTTATAAAAAAGGTCCCAGACGAATGGGGATCTTTTCAACCAGTTCTCCCCACCGCCCCAATCCGATCGCTTTAAGCACCGCAGAGATTCTTCATGTTAATCATCAAAACGGTGAAATCCAGATTGCTTATATCGATGCCAATGACAATACCCCGGTCCTGGATCTAAAACCCTATACACCAAGCCTTGACCGGATAGAAACGCCTGCGGTACCTGAATGGTGCCGTCATTGGCCAAGAAGTTCTGAAGAATCGGCAGACTTTGATTGGGATCAGGAATTTAACTTCCAGGGGCACTCCCCATCCCGGGTTCCGGATTAATAATTAATTAGAACAAAGAGAACAGGGCCGCTTCAACGTCCCCATAGAACAAAAAAAACGGTTAAGTTCTAAATTTGAACTTAACCGTTACTTATAATGCAGAAGAAGAGACTCGAACTCTCACGGGAGTAATCCCACTGCCGCCTGAAGACAGCGCGTCTGCCAGTTCCGCCACTTCTGCATGTCTCAAGCATGATTAATAATACACGATTCCAAAGAAAATATCCAGTCTTTTTTTGATTTTTCTTGTACTTTTTTACATACACGCCTGAAACTATTGAAAAACTACTTCTGTTCCTGCATCCACTGTTCGATCTGGTCCCTTGTTTGGGCTGCTACCAAAGGCTCTCCGGCCTTCCCGTCTTTGAATAAAATCATCGTAGGAATCGTCATCACTCCAAATCTCTCTGCCAGTTCCATCTGCTCATCAATATTGATCTTTCCAATCTGAACCGAATCTTCCCGGTCCTCACCAATCTGGTCTAAAGCAGGGGAGATCCTTCTGCAGTAACCGCACCAGGGCGCCCAGAAATCTACCAATATCGGTTTTTTTGCTTCTAATACCTCTGATTGAAAATTTTCTTTTGTTATATTTATAATACTCATGCTGTTTCCTCCATCTCTTTTGTAAACTGAAACTTTTTCTGTTACATTTCTTAATGTAACTATATCAGTTACATTTAAACTTGTCAAGCAGTGAATGAAAATAGACAGCCAATTTATTTAAAATTGACTGTCTAATCTCGAACCTAAGACTCGCGCCCCAGCTGTTTTATGATACTCTTATCTCTGTTTCCTTCTTCTGGCCACACCGGTCATCACACCTGCGGCTCCTGCCATAAAACATATGATCCACATAACCTTGCTTTCCTCTCCGGTCTGTGCAGTCCCTTCCTCTGCTGTTCCCCATCCTTCTCCCGTCTTTTTCCGGGCTCTGCGCTCTGCCACTTCTCTATAGTTCCAGCTGGTCTTGCTTTTCTTCTTCGGCTTCTTTTCTTTTTCTTTCTTCGGTTTCTTTGCCGCAGTTGTCGTCTCCTCTTTCGACGTGGTTCCTTCCGCTTTCTTTTTCCATTTTGCCTTCAGGGTCAGATTCTCATGCACCAGCGTATTAAAGTCCCATTTCACTTCGTTTCCCTCCGCATCGGTGTAATACCAGCCCTCAAAAAGATATCCGGCCTTCTTCGGTTCCTCCGGCTGGCTCGCTTCTTTCCCTCCTGTAACCGTCTGTGCACCGGGTGCATCCTGCCCTCCGTCCGTATCAAACGTTACCGTGTGTTCTCCGGTCAACGCAACCGCCACTTTCACCCTGGGTCCATCCTCCATGGTAAAGGTCACATCAAAGGTGCCGGTCTTTCCCGCCGCCTTTGCCTCGTTCAGTTTCCGAAGCTGTTCCTCATCGATCTTTAAGATCGCGTTGTCTCCGTTTTCATCTTTCCCTCTGGCCCTGCAAAGCTCCGTCAGTTCTTCCTCTCCAAAGCTGTTTCCTCCGGTCGGATGGCTCACACTGTCTGCCCCGCAGCTTGGCTTTCCGCTTCCCTGGGCTGCCCCGTCAAGCCCTTCCTCTGTCAGATAGACTGTGACCGTTGCCTCTGTCCCGTCAGGAGCTGCAAACGTCAGTTCAAACTCCCCGGTCTTTTTGGATGCTTTTGCCTCGTTCAGCTTCTCGATCTGTTCCTGCTTCGGAAAGGTGATCAGATCCGTTTCGATCACACTGTCATCGCCTGTGACTGCCTTGACTCTGCTCAGTTCCTTTAGCTGCTCTTTTGTAAATGGCGCTCCGCTTGTTTTGCTTATGATATGTTTGGCTTTGATCATCTCTCCGCTGTCCGCATCCTGCACGATCTTGTCATACTCTCCATGGAGGCTCACCGTGATCTTTACGCTCTTTTTATCCGGCGAGGTAAAGGTCAGCTCAAACTTCCCGGCTTTTCCCGCAGTCTTTGCGTCGTTGATCGCTTTCAGTTCCTTCTCATTCGGAATCAGATGCTCATCTTTATAGGTGGTCCCCTCAGCATCCTTTCCCTGTACCGAAGACAGAGTCCGCACATCGTCTGCCGTCAGTGTAAGGCCTCCGGTCTCTTTGGAAAAGCTGTTGGCTCCGATCGTAACCTCCAGATGTTCCGGGTCCACCTTCGCGGCATCCGTTCCCTCGGCCTTTAAGCAGACTTTGACCGTCGTCTTTGTCCCGTTGGGCGTCGTAAACACCAGCGGATACTCTCCCAGTTTTTTCTCTGCTTTCGCTTTGTTGATGGCCTCGATCTGCTCCGGGAATTCAAACCGCAGATCATCCATCGAAAAATCCGTCCCGTTTTCCTGCTTTCCTGTGACCTTTGTCAGGCCCTTTAACTGTTCTTTTGTAAATGCTTCTCCTCCGGTCTTGCTGATCACATGGTTGGCACCGATCTGTTCTTTCGTATCCTTTTCGATCTGATTGGTGTCACGGAATGGCCCGAAATAGACCTTCGTATAAAACTTTCCGACCTCAATTGCGGTGTTCTCTTGAAACGGGGTTCCATCCACAAAGGTGTAATCAGTAAGGGACGTCCCGTCCTGGATATATCCCTGATATCCGAAATCCGGCGCCGCTGTTACATTGGATACTTTATCATTGCCTCCTGCGGATCCGATACCAGGCATACTTGTCGCCTCATCGCCTATGGCAACGACCACCGTATCTCCTCCGCTGACCTGGATATTTTTTGTATCCATGTTTCCGCCGCCATAGCTTGCTCCGATCCCCGGAGCATTGGCTCCTCCCCGCGCTTCTACATAACCGCCCGAAATATAGATCCCGTCTACTGTATTTCCATAGCCTGATCCGATCCCGGAACCCTTATCTGTTCCGGTCG is a window encoding:
- the arcC gene encoding carbamate kinase; this encodes MYTRKRIVIALGGNALGDSLPEQMTAVKSTSKAICDLIEDGHEVVIVHGNGPQVGMINNAMSALSREDENQPNTPLSVCVAMSQGYIGYDLQNAIREELRKRGFLRTPVVTIITQVRVDEKDPAFDNPSKPIGRFLSKEDADFQAKEYGHIMKEDAGRGYRRVVASPKPKEIVELGAIRNLVDSGRVVITCGGGGIPVTLKGDHLSGASAVIDKDFASSLLAKELDADVLIILTAVEKVAINFGKENEQWLSDLTIEEAERYIGEGHFAPGSMLPKVQAAIDFAGSKAGRTAMITLLEKAKDGIMGKTGTRIHK
- a CDS encoding MerR family transcriptional regulator, encoding MFRIGEFSKLTQVTVRMLRHYDQTGLLKPAQIDPMTGYRMYSVEQIPVLNKIIYLRDSGFQVSEIKEALHAENPTSLTELLDKKYTAILNTIEIEKIRLKKIELAKHELLDSQNELHYQVSIKSIPSCRVLSIRKIIPDYYAEGDLWKNLSEFACSHHIAITDDAAFSIYHDAEYKEQNVDVELCVPVQSFSENKGGFIFRDTEPVPFMAFTMVYGPFSNIAGAYQSFAGWLQKNEQFQMSGQNRQIVHRGPWNEHNPENFLVEIQIPLKPPLSAFHLSNAPFSLDPHIV
- a CDS encoding PTS glucitol/sorbitol transporter subunit IIA, whose translation is MILYETTVIDVGPEVKKFAEKGMLVTFAEKALITLKDYSYYIERSKINGEIGTARKLLIDGSEYTVIEIGSMVKDNLETLGHVTISFKEEGDCLPGSICVEKAEVPALRKGSRIQILSE
- a CDS encoding phage baseplate protein, producing MNRWEDTVLTDKGAALQAKLADGQTLKITKVMTGASKVPVVNLRQQTRVTDGGKRIILQPPRTEGDQFIIPVLLENSGLEESYDLWQVGFYAKDPDEGEILYCIAQASERKNIPSASESPGFSVTWDFYFKTSNRVPFEVILNPNGLVNIEAYQRHTDEIEQVNSKVEDLSLDLKKQIDQMTDKIYPVGSIYISANNINPGLLFGGTWVAFAQGKTLFGFHSEDADFNYGEKPGGTKTHIHGTGNFTLGLPHIPSHSHSVNAFNIPSSGAHNHTFNWLSDNTIGGGGGRPGTNGSHTSTRSDIIVSSGGHAHTVPAHNTNNNGGGQAHNHGNTGSSGNLPPYLTVYIWKRTV
- a CDS encoding SAM-dependent methyltransferase; amino-acid sequence: MTSFNIRSIGKIYTDEKGRFIKIDPPFIPALEALDGFTHINVIWWFSECDSDSDRDTLVTERPYKKGPRRMGIFSTSSPHRPNPIALSTAEILHVNHQNGEIQIAYIDANDNTPVLDLKPYTPSLDRIETPAVPEWCRHWPRSSEESADFDWDQEFNFQGHSPSRVPD
- a CDS encoding MerR family transcriptional regulator, translated to MLRIGDFSKLSRVSIRMLRHYDKIGLLIPESVDESTGYRYYSESQLPEADTIQALRTMGFGLSVIGEILNKYENEEEMEQFLMIKREELLCQAQETEQRLRLLDNTIQWLRKDGNFMDYNVTLKTLPKRYVASVRQVIPAYDCEGMLWETLNKEIAGQNVKPENPGYGLAVFHDKGFKESDVDVEIQVSVDGTYQDTEHVKFKYVDEMQIASVTYKGSYDQITRVNKAVAEWICENGYDFDGPSVCIYHVSPHDARTPEDLVTEVCFPVKKKEV
- a CDS encoding InlB B-repeat-containing protein, with the translated sequence MRRKWLENPGGGISEIQTLAPETEQETTEEKGTEAASTETPKIKGTETTERQETGSTQRKAKKPVKKKMLSENGQTLLDVSQGDIRITENGATGGGLSQNETSLNPKGYWITGTTTSNNIEVLEGVETDITLDNVSITIGEVDTTTSKWDCINVSHADVTITLVGENRLICNSGSSADGFSGSTGAALAKDGMDGTLTIQCENAGIEGHRCNSSCGSLLAEGNPDIWHVGAIGSTLRNIADKKNCGFSNLTIKGGNIEAYAGLHTAGIGSACVSERGGGGYTSNIRISGGNIKATGTDKGSGIGSGYGNTVDGIYISGGYVEARGGANAPGIGASYGGGNMDTKNIQVSGGDTVVVAIGDEATSMPGIGSAGGNDKVSNVTAAPDFGYQGYIQDGTSLTDYTFVDGTPFQENTAIEVGKFYTKVYFGPFRDTNQIEKDTKEQIGANHVISKTGGEAFTKEQLKGLTKVTGKQENGTDFSMDDLRFEFPEQIEAINKAKAEKKLGEYPLVFTTPNGTKTTVKVCLKAEGTDAAKVDPEHLEVTIGANSFSKETGGLTLTADDVRTLSSVQGKDAEGTTYKDEHLIPNEKELKAINDAKTAGKAGKFELTFTSPDKKSVKITVSLHGEYDKIVQDADSGEMIKAKHIISKTSGAPFTKEQLKELSRVKAVTGDDSVIETDLITFPKQEQIEKLNEAKASKKTGEFELTFAAPDGTEATVTVYLTEEGLDGAAQGSGKPSCGADSVSHPTGGNSFGEEELTELCRARGKDENGDNAILKIDEEQLRKLNEAKAAGKTGTFDVTFTMEDGPRVKVAVALTGEHTVTFDTDGGQDAPGAQTVTGGKEASQPEEPKKAGYLFEGWYYTDAEGNEVKWDFNTLVHENLTLKAKWKKKAEGTTSKEETTTAAKKPKKEKEKKPKKKSKTSWNYREVAERRARKKTGEGWGTAEEGTAQTGEESKVMWIICFMAGAAGVMTGVARRRKQR
- the trxA gene encoding thioredoxin, yielding MSIINITKENFQSEVLEAKKPILVDFWAPWCGYCRRISPALDQIGEDREDSVQIGKINIDEQMELAERFGVMTIPTMILFKDGKAGEPLVAAQTRDQIEQWMQEQK